The window AAGCAGTGGCCGCCATCAAAGAAGGGCGCTTCGATCGCGAGATTATTCCGATCGAGATTCCGCAGAAGAAGAGCCAACCGCTGGTTGTTCGAACTGACGAAGGTCCGCGCGAAGATACGTCGCTCGAAGCTCTCGCAAGATTGAAGCCCGCATTTAAGGAAGGCGGAACCGTGACCGCGGGTAATGCCCCGAGCGTGAACGATGGTGGGGCGGCGGTCGTGGTCGCTTCGGCTGACGTTGCCCGAAAACTGGGACGCAAGCCGATGGCTCGCATAGTTGCGCAAGCTACGAGCGGCGTGGAACCGAAGCTGGTGATGATGGCCCCGCTGACCGCGATCCAGAAGACTCTCGAACGAGCCGGGTGGGACCTGGCTGACGTCGGTCTGATCGAGTTGAATGAGGCGTTCTCGGTTCAAGCTGTTGCTATCACACGCGAGCTGGGGATCGATCCTTCGAGGCTGAACGTCAACGGTGGCGCGGTCGCGCTCGGGCATCCGATCGGGGCAAGCGGCGCCAGAATACTGGTCACGTTGCTTTACGAAATGCAACGCCGCGATGTGAAGCGCGGGCTCGCAGCGTTGTGCCTGGGAGGCGGCAACGCCGTCGCGATGGCTGTCGAGAGATTAGATTAAAAGCCCCCGGAGACGTTGATCTGCCTTTGGATGTCAGCCCGCAGTGAGTTTAGAAGCTAGTTTACATTAGCTCCGGTCATTCGATCCGAGCCATCGTAATTTCTGATAGTGTCCTAGTCGACCAACACAAGATTAGGACTCTACCCGTATTTCCTGATGCCCAAAAACAAGCGGTCAAATAGTGCCTCACGTGCTGTGAAAAGAGGGCGTACGCCCGAGTCGAATGTCGTCACTCCTCTAGCCGCGGAGTCTGGAGACGCGGGCGCGCATCACTCTGCGCCACCATCCCGTTTAGTGTGGCGGCCGATCTATGCATTGATCCCGCCGTTGCTCGCGCTGATCACGTCGATCAATAGTCTCAGGAACGGCTTCGCATTCGATGACGAACAGCAACTGCTGAGGAATGAGTTCATCAAAAGCCTCGCCAATCTGCCGGGCGCATTCACTACGAGTGTATGGTCGTTCATGGGCGACACTGCGTCGCTGAATCCAGACGCGTATTACCGGCCGCTGTTTACAACTCTGTTTACAATAAACTACGCCGTATTCGGCACGACGGCCTGGGGTTGGCATCTGGTAAACGTGTTAGTCCATGCGGGAGTAACTCTGCTTGTCTGGCTCGTGCTCAAAGAAGTTACAAATCGCGAGGGGGTTTCAGCCATCGCGGCCGCGTTGTTCGCGGTCCATCCGGTACATGCGGAACCGGTCGCCTGGATATCGGGTGTCACCGATCCCTGGTTGGCGCTGTTCGTTCTGCCTGCTTTCTACTTCTATCTGCGATACCACAAAGACGGGCGAAAGCGCCTGATGGCAGCCGCGCTTTGTTTCTACTTTCTCGCTCTGTTGAGCAAAGAGACCGCGATTGTGCTGCCGGTGGTCGTTGCCTATTGCGAGCTCGTGCATTTCAAGGATTCGCGCTCGCTGCGGCAGAAGGCGATCGCCCTGACAATGATTGGCGCCTTGTTTGCCGTGCCTACGCTGATCTATTTGCTACTGCGCAACCACGCCATCGAAGCGTTCTTCTTAAGGACCAATCCGCGATTTACCTGGGGCGAAGCACTTCTGACGACGCCGCTGGCGGCGATGAAGTACCTTACTCTGCTTGTGGTACCCGCGGACTACAGCGTGCATCATTACACCTTGCCGGTTGAATCGCTCACGTTCGCCGCTTTCTACGGACCGCTCGCTTTGATAGCGGCAGCCGTCGTTGCGATTCTGATTGGTAGATCGCGCGCGCTGATGTTTGCAGCCGTCTGGTTCGTGGCATGGATTGCGCCGCCTCTCGCCGGGTTGCGAGTGTTCGACCCGCAGTATTCGATCCAGGAAAGGTATTTGTATCTTCCATCAATGGGCTTCTGCCTGGCGGTAGCACTCGGGATCGAGTGGCTGGCAGCGCGCAGGTTGGCTGCTGTGTCCGGTCGCGTTGTCGCGGCGATGCTGTTGATTGCGATGGTGATTGCGCTGGGAGCGGTCCACCTCAATCAGAACCTCGTTTGGCGGAGCACGATAAGCTTGTTCCAGCACATTGTCGCGGTCGATCCGCGCTCTCCGCTCGCGCGCAACGAACTGGCCAGCACGTATTATGGCGCAGGCCGGCGACAAGAGGCTGAGGCCGAGACGCGGACAGCCCTCGAGCTGGATCCTAAATTTGTCGATGCGTACATCAGCCTCGCCGCGTTCGCCTTCAACAACGGCAAATCCGATCAGTCAATCAAATACCTGGAGCAGGCGAAGTCTTTGGTAGGGGAGAGAAGGTTGAAACACCGGTATCTGGGAAGGATTCACTCGGATTTGGGTTTTTACTACGAGCAGCGCAAAGAGTTCGACCGCGCTGAGCAGAACCTCCGTCTTGCGGCCGATACTCTTCCGTGCGCCAAAACTTTCATTGCACTCGGGCAGTTCTATCTTGATCGCCGCCGCTACGAAGAAGCGCGAGAATTACTTGAGCAAAGCTTGCCACAAGTCTCCCGCCGATATGCGCCGATACACCTTCAGCTCGCCAAGACTTTTGACGCTCTGGGTCAGCGCGACCGAGCCTTGTCGGAATATCAGAAATACATCGAGCTTGCTCCGTATGCCCCAGACAGCGTCGAGGCGAGACGCCGCCTTGCTCAACTCCAGTCCGCGAACTAAGCTCTTTTGCGGTCGCGATCAAATGGCGGAGCCGGCTTCGCTCATTGGCGGCGATTGAATGTCAACCGCAAGGGAGATCACTGAATGTCCACACGCGTAACCTCGAAGTCCATGCCAGTCACGTTGGCGATGGCGTTGGTGCTTACTGTCTCGGGCGTCGGGAAAAGCGGCCCAGCCAAAACGCCAGACCCGCTCTCGATGGGACCCCTCCCGGTCGGCGTGACGACCAGCGTCTTCGTCGATACCAGCCGCACCGACAACCTCACCAAACAGCCACGCACGCTGGTGACCGAGATCTGGTACCCGGCGACAGACGACGCGCGGCGCATGCCGAAGAACAAGTACTCGGACTTCATAACCGGGGGCGTGACTCCTGAAATCGATGAGCTGATCAAAAAGACTTACAAGATGAGCGCAGCCGAGATCGACAAGATCTACTGGAACGAGGCTCATCGAAATGCCGCCGTGCGCAAAGGGCGATTTCCGCTGGTGGTTTTCTCGCACGGCAACGGAGGCTCACGCAATCAAAACACTTTCTGGTGCGATTACCTGGCAAGCCACGGCTACATTGTGGTCTCGCCCGATCACACCGGCAACGCCAGATGGACGATCATCGACGGCAAGCCCATTGTTTCTCAAGGATCGGAGCGTACTAACTCCGCGAAAGACCGGCCTATCGATGTGAGATTCCTGCTCGACCAGATGATTCGCTGGGATAAGGGCGCCGATAAGCGATTCACCGGCCGCATCGATACTGACCACGCAGCCATCACCGGTATGTCATTTGGCTCGTACACGGCGCACTGGGCTTCGGACCAGGAGCCGCGATTCAAGGCAGTCATCGCGATGTCGGGCGCTCCACCGTCGCACACAAACCTCGCTGTGCCGTCGCTGCGCATGCTTGGGACAGAGGACAGGACGATTGGCCCCGCGGGCAACGCCGCTATTCGCGACAATCACACGAAGCACACCGGTCCGTCGTTTCTGCTCGAGATGAAGAACGGCGGGCACTTTTCGTTCACCGACATGTTCAAGATCAACAAACACTTTGGCGACGGCGTCGGAGAGGGAAAGCGCCGAGAAACGAATGAGCCCTTCGAGTTCACTTCGATGGAGACGACTTACAGGATCATCAACTCCTACAGCGTGGCTTTTCTGGGCTACTACTTGAAAGGCGAGAAGGAGTACGTGAGCTTTCTCGGCAGAAACCAGTGGCAGGATGTGATGATCTGGGATGTGAAGGGTGTCCCGGGAGACGCAGCAGCAGCGACCAAAGATAAACGATGATAGACCCACAGAGGGCTGTCACCAGACCTGTCTCAGGTTTCAGTCGGGAAGGGTGGCTTGCCCCCGCTCTTTCCGGAGACTGCTTAAGCAAGAATAGCGGGGGCAAGCCACCCTTCCCGACCGCGAGCTTGAGGGACAACGCCATTACTGGCAGTCGCATGGTGGACTCAGAGGTAAGCAAAGTGGTCAAGCTCGGAGGGTTGACCGAAGACCTCAGATTTCTTCCCGGCTGGAAGCTGCAACCTCATTGATCAACCGGCAAACATCACGAACTAGTTTTCACCCGAACCCAATCCGCTGTCCTCGAAGATTAAGCTCGTGCAGGTCACGCCTGCCTCTGCTTTCTGCAATTCAGACACGTCGATCGCTCGCACGCGGAAGCCTCGCCGCTCGAGCAGCGCGCGGGTATGAGGGAAAGAAGCAGGAAGCACGACAACATCCTTGACCAGCAGCGCGTTCCCTGCGGCCGGCTCTTCATCGGGAACATCGATCAGTTCAAATCGACGGAGTGGTTCTGCATCTATCCACGACCGATTCACCAAGACAGTAGCGTTGCCAATGTAAGAACACGCGCTCTTTAGATGAAGGCAGCCTCTCACCTCGACGGGGTGCACCTGGTAATCGTACGGCCGAAGGATGGCGCTCAATTGGGCGATGCCTTCGCGATTGGTGCGCTGCGACAAACCTACGAACACCTCAGGGCCGGCTCGCATCACGTCACCGCCATCTAAAGTAGCCGGCTCGGCCAGAAACTTGATCGGTCGATAACGCGAGAGCGCGTCCGCCAAACTCCTGGCTTCGGGTCGTCTGCTTGGCGCTCCCATAACAGAGATGATTGCGACTTCATTGAAAACCAAAGCAGGGTCTTCCACAAAGACGGCATCCGGAAGGTGCGGTTCGGCGGGAAGAGAAACAATGCGAACGCCGAGTTCTGCGAGGCAGTCTTGATATGCTGTGTGCTGCGCGATTGCCTTGGAAACGTCGATCGGCTGCCTGGCGTGAAACGACAGCTCGCAATCGTTGATGCTCGGGCTGACCTGACGAGTGATTGCCGTTAGCATGTTAAGTCGTTTCGCGATTAGGAAGCCGTTTCGCGCAAAGCACGCAAAGACTCGCAAAGGACGCAAAGAGCAACTTACTTCCTGCAAGCCGCCGAGTCGGGTGTCCTTCCACCAAGCAACGTCGCCGCCACGCACGCCCACCGCGGAGCAAGCTGTGAACTCGCGGAATTCGTCTCGTGATAGTGGTCAGGCATACCCGTCGCTTTGCACGGGTCCTGCGCCTCGCGAAGCCCCCGCGCCGGGTCGGGAGACGGCGCGATAAAATCGTAACCAGGCACGATATAGCCAAACTCGTCGGGGCACAGCCCAAACACGAACTTGTACTTCTTGGTCATCAGGTCGCGCACGCTCGGTTCAGCCGGACGCCTGGTATCCGCTTCAACGCAATCGCGGCGGCGATGCTTGTCTACCCCGTAGAAGACTTCCGGAAACAATTCGCCGGGAGTCGTGACGATCTGCGCATCGCCAATAACTATGGCATAGACTGTGGACTCGAGCTCAGGCCGTTCGCCCGGGCGAGGCATCGGCATCGTATCGAGAACGCCCTTGCTCGCCAGGAATAGATAGCCCGAGTTGTCCATCGGCGCTCGCAGCGTAGCCTTCTTCAAATCGATTCCGGATGTGCTGCTCCACTCGCCTCGTTCCAGAGCTTCGAATACCGCTTTTGCTACATCGCGCCCTATAGCTTCAGTCCGCTCAAAGGTGTACTCGGGACGTTTGCTGTCAGGCTTCAACGGATAGTCTTTGCCATCGAATCGAGCGCGATCGGCGAGCTTGTTATTCGAGTCGCCAATGATCTCCACCGCGCCGAGGTCGCCGCTTATGTAGATCGCCGTGCCGCCATACTTCTTTTCGACCGCCGCTCGCACCGCGTGAGGAAAGTCCGATGTGATCACGGTGTTTTTGCTCTCCATCGATTCCGGGTGAGTGTTCCAGTTGATGAGGGTCGCGATTACTCTGTCGAGCCGGTTTCGCGAGCCGTCGAAAAACTGCATCACTCGCAGTTCTTCATCAAAGAAGTTCGGGGGCCGCCCGTAAGTGCGGGTCTGCATCCCTGCGATTGACGGAGAGTTTCGGGGATCAGTCCGCCCGAGCTTCATCACCGCGCGCACAGTCGAAGCGCCAGCCTGGTTGATCGCCTTCGCAATCTGCCGATCGACAAATCGAAGGTACTTCGGATACTTGCCGTCGCTGAGCGCGTTCGGCCCCCACGCGCCGATGGTATCAGGCGCCTCGTGGTTGTGAGTGCTGGCGACCAGAATCTCGTTCAAACCTAGCCGGGGTTCGATCAGCTTCTTGATCTCGTCAACTCCGTAGAAGTTTGCTTTCGAGTAATACCCGATGACGTCAATCGATACGATCGCAATTTTGGTCTCGCCGTATTCCATCACGATCGCGCGCGCCCACAAATCATCGTGCTTGCCTGTAGCCGGCCGATTGTTGCCAAAGCCCGCGAGGTATATTCCGTCGTACTTGCCCTTCGAGCTTGAGTCGAGCGCATCGTTGCCGGGATCATCTTCGAAAGGCTCGCCCGAATCCCAGCGTCCGTTGTGATTGGCGTCGGTGAACTTCTCACCCCACACTCCCGAATCGGTGATCGTTCCGTTCCAGTCAGAATTTGGTCCGAAAGGCGTGATCGGTAGGGCCGCGACTCCGATCTTCAAGCCGCGTTTCTCGACGTTCACCACGGGTGAGAGTGCGCCGAGCTGTGCGAACAACAGCATGCATACGAGCGCTGAGACGAGGGTTTTCGACATTGTTTCTCCGCTCGGTCTTGGTTTCTCCGCTCGGTCTTGCGAGGCGAGCCGAATGAAAGAGCGCCTTATGATAGCGTTTGTCACGCACACGCTCAAGGATTGTTGTCAGTAGGGAATTGCCGGGATTTGCCGGGATTTGCCGGGCTTTGCGTCGAGCCGGAAGCGGTTCAATGCGCGGCCATCAAAAGAACGCGCTCGTTGGCCATCGCAGCGAGTTGTTCCTCGGCGTGCTCGCGAAGTTCGGCTGGGGTCATGCGCACCATCCGCTCGATCCCGTATGCGGACATCACTCGGCGGGCCACTTCGTAGCCGAGCAAATAGCCTCCGCGCGGTGGCGCTTCGCCGCTATGGGTGTTGGTGAACCACGGCTCGTACTGCTCGGGGTACGCGCCCTCTCGGATCAGATCGAGGTACTGGCCGGCGTTCTGGGTAAGATCCTGTTGCTGAGCAGCGAGCTCTTCCTTTCCGAAGTGTAGATACATGTCGCGAGACTCGAAGGGAAAAACTTCTTCAGCGCCGGCCGCGGCCATGCCCTCGATCATCAACGGCATGTGCGCCGTGCGAAACTCGTCCGGAGAGATATCTTCGGGGTCTTCAAACAGAAACCCGAAATGATAAAGGTGGAAGAACTCGTGAGTGATCGCAATCTTAGTCTGTTCGCGCGTGTAGCCCGAGAGCACTTCCGCGCCAAGGCACAGGGTGTCGGGCACGCCGGCTTCGTTCTGAACCGGACGAACGGCCCCATCGAATCGATACATGCTCAGGCCAATGTAGATATCGTGCTGCTGGTGGTAGTCGCGGAAGCGCACCTTGAAAAAGATGGCCGCCTCTACAAGGGGGCTGGCGCCGAGATCGGATATCGTCTTGTTAAACTCGCGAATGGCTTCAACCTGACTCGGCACGCGAATGAGGAACTCGTCGAGCATCGCGCGGCGGACGCCGGGGTCCGGGGTGCGATAAACCGCTCGATCGAAGTAGTCCTGATGCTTGTTCTCAACCAGCCGCTTCCACAGTCTTCGCTGGGTCCTCGGCGTTTTGTCCTTTGCCTGGTCCCAAAAGACGAGGAAGTCGTCGACTATGTTGATGACGTGCCGGTTATCGAGGAGTCTTTCGAGAATGGATTGGTATGAAGCGGGTCTGGTTTGAGCAAGCGGCGATTGCGCGAAGAATAAGATCACGCCAACCACGATGATTATTCTTTTGAAGCTCGCCATTCGCTGCTCCGGTTCGATCTGACATGATGGGCACAGGACTTAACGCCGCATCCTGAGAACGCACGGGCTGGAGGAGATTTGCGGCTGGACTAATGTATACCCATTTCGGGAAAACACCAACAGAATTCTGCGCTCATTTTCGAGCTGCTCTAATTAGAAGGCGAGACCCGTTGCTTGCTAGTTTGCGCCATGACGCGCTGCACCAGCCGTCTCTTCGATCGTGAATGTCCTGCTCGATAGATTGAAGGTTATGTCGTAGTTCTCGAAGAAGTCACGTTGCCCGTGCAGGAAGGTCCCAGGCGCAACCTGTTCACTAAACGCTACGTCGATATCCAGCGAACTGAAATTGAGTATTATCAAATGCAAGCGATGAATGTATGCGCGTCCGACCTGACTGTCGACTGCCCCGCTATAGGACCAGCGCCGTCCTGTCTGGACGTCGATGCCTAGAAGCCGTCCCATGTCGGCATGGGCCAGCGACAAGTCAGCGCCTGAATCGATGAGAGCGACCATGTCTTTCTGCTTATGGCCGTGGAGCAATCGCACACCGATGTACGGCCTGAGAATGGGCTGGTGCGGTTCCTGAAGATTCCTGAACAGAGTGTAGTTATAGGTCGGCATCTACGGAATGAAACCAACATCGAAGCGAGGCACTTTGAAGAGCAGGACATTGTCATAACCCTTCTGTTCAGCCTCTCGATCTACGTCGAAGATGCTGTCTCCCGTGGCAACGATGGTGTTATCAGTCTCGTTGATTGCTACCCACTTATCTTCGTGCTCTGCAAACTGCGAAGACATCGCTGATATGTCCATACTCTTGACTCCCATTCGATGCGCTAAACGCAAGCTGGTTAATACCATATTGCCGGACGAGGCACGCGTCAAGAACTGTGGGGCGGTGACGGTCATTCAATCAGGCACGGCACTGTTCACGGAGACAATCGCTCATACAACTCGAACTCCGCGTCCGCAAGCTCATACTGCTCGAGTCTCCGGTAAGCCTTGCTCAAGTAGTAATGCGCCATCGCGTGCCGGGGCTGGATCGACAGCGCAAGCTTCAACTCCTCGACCGCGCGCCTGGTCATTGAATCGTTCAGTGTGCGTTCCGACTGAATCTCGTATGCCGCTCCGAGCTGGAAGTGGCCGTCGAAATCGTTCGGCGCGAGCCGCGTGAACTGCTCGAGCATCTGTGCCGCCTCTTCGTACAGAGCAATTTGCATCAGCGCCGTCCCGAAGTTCAGATAGTAGTTCGGGATCGACCGAGCGTACTGCGCGTCGGGAAGCGCCTTGCGATACTCGAGCGCTGCATGCGCGTGGTCGCCCGAGGCTTGATACGCCAGCCCGCGAAGATGATGTGCCCGCGCGCTGCTCGGATCGACTTGAATGGCGCGATCGAGATAAGGGACCGCTCGCGGCGCGTCTTGTTTGGTCAGATAAACCTTGCCGAGATCGATCAACGTGAAGAAGTGATTGGGGTCGAGCGCCAGCGCCGTCTGCCACGACTCGATCGCCCCCGCTTCATCGCCGCGAGCCTGTCGCAACTCGCCCAATATGTCGAGTGCCTGCGCGGTCTGCCCAAACTCGAGGGCGTAGCTCACGAACTGCTCGGCTCGATCTCGATCCTCGCGCTTAACAGAGCCGAGCGCGGCTTCAGTCAAGATCTCCGCTTCACTACCCACGGAAGACTTGTTGCCGTCGAGATACTTCAAGGGCGACGCGGCGTGGGCGAGCAACTGTTTCAGATTGCGCACCACTGTTTCTTCCGACGTGCCCACGCGGCGAGGCGCGCTAAACTCGATCAACGCGTTGTCGTCGGTGTTGAGCCTGGCGCCCTCTGAGAGGGTGGTCACTTCGGCAGGCCCGAGATAAAACCGCGAGATAATATCGGCCGCCCTTGTGGTGCCGATGCGTTTGAGCTCGCCACCGATCCTCGGATCGTCCAGGTGAGATTTTAGAACCGAGAGGTCAAGACGCCGCTCGCTCTTGCTGCCCAGCAACATCAAGTCGCCTTCCGCGCCGCGAAACAGGAACACGTGAGGAAATGCCGCGCGGAAAGTGGCTACCAGGGTGCGAACGTCCTCGGGAGCCATCTCGTAGATCTGAAGCCACTGGCTGAACAGCCCGTCATCGGTCAATCGCTCGGCGCCGCGCTTGAAGTACTCGAGGGTGAACAGGTTTGCCACGCCGGTTACCCATGGATTCGACGGCTCGGACACGATCACGTCGAATTTCTCATCTGTGGTGTAGATGAAGTTGCGGCCGTCGTTGGAGACCAACCTCAAACGCGGATCGTCGAGCGGACGGTTGTTGACGTCTTCGAAGTGGCGAGATGCTTCGATCACCGCGGGCTCGAGCTCGACGCAGGTGACGCGCTTGACCGGAAACTGTTCAATCGATCCGAGGGTGACTCCGCTGCCCAGGCCTATCAGCAGGACGTCGTCGGTGCGTTCACGGACCAGCAACGGAAGCGCGCCGATCAAAATCTGCGTAGGCATATCGCCCGCGGTGGAGGCTTCCGGTTTGCCGTTGACCTTGAGCACGCGGCCGCCGCCCTGGCGCTGGACGGCGACGGTCGCGGTGATACCCTCTTTGTAAAAAATCGTTTCGCCCTGGTCGCGTTTCAGAAAGTCAAACAGCTCCTGCCTGCTTTTATCGATAAGCGACGGCGCGTAGCGATAAACCGCGCTCGACATCACCTGAGGGTCCCAGGGCGGCTCGCCCAGCACAACCGCGATGATAAGAAGCACGGATGCCGCAAGGCCCAGAGTCGCGGTGACATTCATGCGCTTCGGCCGATTGCGTTTCTCAGGCGGAGTTGACGTGAGGAACGCGGCGGCCGCTACGATGAAGTTTAACGCGACACACAGTCTTAAGCTTCCCAGTAGTCCCAGCCACGGGATCAGAATAAAGCCGCTCGCAAATGAGCCGGCGATTGCCCCGACCGTGTTTGCCGCATAAGCGTCGCCGACCGTTCGACCGGTAGCGTGATTGAGCTTGCCGCTGGAAACAATTTTGACGACCAGGGGAAACAACGCGCCGAGCAAAACTGTCGGGACTATCATCACAAATGCCGCGATCAAAAACCGCGCGAACAACAGAAGCCCGAATGAGCTGCTGTCGACCCATCGGTAAAGCTGAACGAAGACATAGGGCAGATCATTAAACAGATAAGCGCCGACTAACGTCATCAAGCCGACCGCAACCTCGATCAAGGCGAACATCCGCACCGGTCTACCGATTCTGTCGACGAGCCTCGATGAAATGGTGGCGCCGGCGGCGAGCCCGACGAGAAAGGTCGTCAGCATGATGCTGAAGGCATAAACCGACGATCCGATTATCAGCGCGAGCACCCGGCTCCAAATCACTTCATAGGAGAGCGCCACGAATCCGCTCACTGCGAAACCCGCGATGACGACTGTGATCTGCACGCGTTCCGCGGGGCGGCTGCCTGAGGAGCGCAAAGTCTTTTTCGCATTCATCGGACCGTCAGCAATCTCCAGGGCGGATGTTGGTGTATGTCGAGCCTCGGCTTTGCGAGACACGGTCAAGGCTACGACGCCGAGAAGGATGTTCATCGCCGCAGCGGTTATTGTGGCGGCGCTCATGCCCAAGGCAGGAATCAGCAGGAAGCCGGTGGCTGCCGCGCCGAGCACCGCGCCGAATGTGTTCAGCGC is drawn from Acidobacteriota bacterium and contains these coding sequences:
- a CDS encoding acetyl-CoA C-acetyltransferase, with the protein product MTDAVILSAARTPVGKLLGVLKDFSAVDLGKIAARAAIERAGIDPNLVDEVIMGNVVQAGNGQNPARQVALGAGIPNSVAALTINKVCGSGLKAVMLARNGISVGEINVAVAGGMESMTNAPYLLKGARQGYRLGNGELIDSMIHDGLWCAFDNWHMGCTGEVVAERYSVTREAQDQYALDSHRKAVAAIKEGRFDREIIPIEIPQKKSQPLVVRTDEGPREDTSLEALARLKPAFKEGGTVTAGNAPSVNDGGAAVVVASADVARKLGRKPMARIVAQATSGVEPKLVMMAPLTAIQKTLERAGWDLADVGLIELNEAFSVQAVAITRELGIDPSRLNVNGGAVALGHPIGASGARILVTLLYEMQRRDVKRGLAALCLGGGNAVAMAVERLD
- a CDS encoding tetratricopeptide repeat protein, whose protein sequence is MKRGRTPESNVVTPLAAESGDAGAHHSAPPSRLVWRPIYALIPPLLALITSINSLRNGFAFDDEQQLLRNEFIKSLANLPGAFTTSVWSFMGDTASLNPDAYYRPLFTTLFTINYAVFGTTAWGWHLVNVLVHAGVTLLVWLVLKEVTNREGVSAIAAALFAVHPVHAEPVAWISGVTDPWLALFVLPAFYFYLRYHKDGRKRLMAAALCFYFLALLSKETAIVLPVVVAYCELVHFKDSRSLRQKAIALTMIGALFAVPTLIYLLLRNHAIEAFFLRTNPRFTWGEALLTTPLAAMKYLTLLVVPADYSVHHYTLPVESLTFAAFYGPLALIAAAVVAILIGRSRALMFAAVWFVAWIAPPLAGLRVFDPQYSIQERYLYLPSMGFCLAVALGIEWLAARRLAAVSGRVVAAMLLIAMVIALGAVHLNQNLVWRSTISLFQHIVAVDPRSPLARNELASTYYGAGRRQEAEAETRTALELDPKFVDAYISLAAFAFNNGKSDQSIKYLEQAKSLVGERRLKHRYLGRIHSDLGFYYEQRKEFDRAEQNLRLAADTLPCAKTFIALGQFYLDRRRYEEARELLEQSLPQVSRRYAPIHLQLAKTFDALGQRDRALSEYQKYIELAPYAPDSVEARRRLAQLQSAN
- a CDS encoding arginine deiminase family protein, with translation MLTAITRQVSPSINDCELSFHARQPIDVSKAIAQHTAYQDCLAELGVRIVSLPAEPHLPDAVFVEDPALVFNEVAIISVMGAPSRRPEARSLADALSRYRPIKFLAEPATLDGGDVMRAGPEVFVGLSQRTNREGIAQLSAILRPYDYQVHPVEVRGCLHLKSACSYIGNATVLVNRSWIDAEPLRRFELIDVPDEEPAAGNALLVKDVVVLPASFPHTRALLERRGFRVRAIDVSELQKAEAGVTCTSLIFEDSGLGSGEN
- a CDS encoding neutral/alkaline non-lysosomal ceramidase N-terminal domain-containing protein → MSKTLVSALVCMLLFAQLGALSPVVNVEKRGLKIGVAALPITPFGPNSDWNGTITDSGVWGEKFTDANHNGRWDSGEPFEDDPGNDALDSSSKGKYDGIYLAGFGNNRPATGKHDDLWARAIVMEYGETKIAIVSIDVIGYYSKANFYGVDEIKKLIEPRLGLNEILVASTHNHEAPDTIGAWGPNALSDGKYPKYLRFVDRQIAKAINQAGASTVRAVMKLGRTDPRNSPSIAGMQTRTYGRPPNFFDEELRVMQFFDGSRNRLDRVIATLINWNTHPESMESKNTVITSDFPHAVRAAVEKKYGGTAIYISGDLGAVEIIGDSNNKLADRARFDGKDYPLKPDSKRPEYTFERTEAIGRDVAKAVFEALERGEWSSTSGIDLKKATLRAPMDNSGYLFLASKGVLDTMPMPRPGERPELESTVYAIVIGDAQIVTTPGELFPEVFYGVDKHRRRDCVEADTRRPAEPSVRDLMTKKYKFVFGLCPDEFGYIVPGYDFIAPSPDPARGLREAQDPCKATGMPDHYHETNSASSQLAPRWACVAATLLGGRTPDSAACRK
- a CDS encoding DUF2268 domain-containing putative Zn-dependent protease (predicted Zn-dependent protease with a strongly conserved HExxH motif); the encoded protein is MASFKRIIIVVGVILFFAQSPLAQTRPASYQSILERLLDNRHVINIVDDFLVFWDQAKDKTPRTQRRLWKRLVENKHQDYFDRAVYRTPDPGVRRAMLDEFLIRVPSQVEAIREFNKTISDLGASPLVEAAIFFKVRFRDYHQQHDIYIGLSMYRFDGAVRPVQNEAGVPDTLCLGAEVLSGYTREQTKIAITHEFFHLYHFGFLFEDPEDISPDEFRTAHMPLMIEGMAAAGAEEVFPFESRDMYLHFGKEELAAQQQDLTQNAGQYLDLIREGAYPEQYEPWFTNTHSGEAPPRGGYLLGYEVARRVMSAYGIERMVRMTPAELREHAEEQLAAMANERVLLMAAH
- a CDS encoding DUF5678 domain-containing protein — protein: MDISAMSSQFAEHEDKWVAINETDNTIVATGDSIFDVDREAEQKGYDNVLLFKVPRFDVGFIP
- a CDS encoding fused MFS/spermidine synthase, translated to MQKSKAARNAEERNAARVILLCFFASGVSGLVYQVVWVRELVLVFGATTFAVSTVLTAFMGGLALGSYYFGRRSERVARPLRLYGLLEIGIGVYGLAVPLIFAALPTIYHSFSQWLHLSFFMLSIVRFVFATAVLIVPTALMGATLPVLSSFYSRDLGRIGLRVGSLYALNTFGAVLGAAATGFLLIPALGMSAATITAAAMNILLGVVALTVSRKAEARHTPTSALEIADGPMNAKKTLRSSGSRPAERVQITVVIAGFAVSGFVALSYEVIWSRVLALIIGSSVYAFSIMLTTFLVGLAAGATISSRLVDRIGRPVRMFALIEVAVGLMTLVGAYLFNDLPYVFVQLYRWVDSSSFGLLLFARFLIAAFVMIVPTVLLGALFPLVVKIVSSGKLNHATGRTVGDAYAANTVGAIAGSFASGFILIPWLGLLGSLRLCVALNFIVAAAAFLTSTPPEKRNRPKRMNVTATLGLAASVLLIIAVVLGEPPWDPQVMSSAVYRYAPSLIDKSRQELFDFLKRDQGETIFYKEGITATVAVQRQGGGRVLKVNGKPEASTAGDMPTQILIGALPLLVRERTDDVLLIGLGSGVTLGSIEQFPVKRVTCVELEPAVIEASRHFEDVNNRPLDDPRLRLVSNDGRNFIYTTDEKFDVIVSEPSNPWVTGVANLFTLEYFKRGAERLTDDGLFSQWLQIYEMAPEDVRTLVATFRAAFPHVFLFRGAEGDLMLLGSKSERRLDLSVLKSHLDDPRIGGELKRIGTTRAADIISRFYLGPAEVTTLSEGARLNTDDNALIEFSAPRRVGTSEETVVRNLKQLLAHAASPLKYLDGNKSSVGSEAEILTEAALGSVKREDRDRAEQFVSYALEFGQTAQALDILGELRQARGDEAGAIESWQTALALDPNHFFTLIDLGKVYLTKQDAPRAVPYLDRAIQVDPSSARAHHLRGLAYQASGDHAHAALEYRKALPDAQYARSIPNYYLNFGTALMQIALYEEAAQMLEQFTRLAPNDFDGHFQLGAAYEIQSERTLNDSMTRRAVEELKLALSIQPRHAMAHYYLSKAYRRLEQYELADAEFELYERLSP